The Cynocephalus volans isolate mCynVol1 chromosome 2, mCynVol1.pri, whole genome shotgun sequence genome window below encodes:
- the GPRIN2 gene encoding G protein-regulated inducer of neurite outgrowth 2 has protein sequence MSSSHPEPSARAPLSPRPQPLSRSSSSLLGEGRGQRPELRKSASSTVWQAQLGETSASPQALEEEGRQAESMEQARASNPQPQPAAVGHWRSSTVGNVSTMGSGDLCHLRAPSAAAVQRSHSDLARSTQTRGHSSVQKASLSCSALGSLPVHRTQLQPGGTSGQGGQAPAGLERDLALEDNTSNSAWMLGESQVPPLDLEGTTAHSSSPQAGPKATGQPATTSCHVLPPAALLCGMKEAGAGSCCHALSATGILAFPKLVASVSESGLQSQHGIKFHCGLPGGLPGHPHCCAHPWGAARLATEPGSRTKDVWTMTSVSDLAPALVTPLSAQDAGVQVAPVAACKAVATSPSLGAPVAPHMFPEVTLGSGLEEAPSPVRDVRWDAEGMTWEVYGAAVDPEVLGVAIQKHLEMQFEQLQRAPASEDSLSAEGRKGPLRAVMQSLRRPSCCGCSDAALE, from the coding sequence ATGAGCTCCAGCCACCCCGAGCCCAGTGCCCGGGCACCCCTGAGTCCCCGCCCACAGCCCCTGTCCCGGAGCTCTTCCAGCCTGCTGGGTGAAGGCCGGGGGCAGAGGCCAGAGCTCCGCAAGAGTGCCAGCAGCACCGTATGGCAGGCCCAGCTGGGCGAGACCAGTGCCAGTCCCCAGGCCCTGGAGGAAGAGGGGCGCCAGGCTGAGAGCATGGAGCAAGCACGAGCCTCCAACCCACAACCCCAGCCGGCTGCCGTGGGCCACTGGCGGAGCAGCACTGTGGGCAATGTGTCCACCATGGGCAGTGGTGACCTATGTCACCTGCGGGCCCCCAGTGCAGCTGCTGTGCAGAGGAGCCACTCGGACCTGGCCCGTAGCACCCAGACCCGGGGTCACAGCAGTGTGCAGAAGGCCAGCCTCAGCTGCTCGGCTCTTGGCAGCTTACCTGTCCACAGGACTCAGCTACAGCCTGGTGGTACTTCTGGCCAGGGTGGCCAGGCTCCTGCAGGCTTGGAAAGGGACCTGGCTCTAGAGGATAATACTTCTAACTCAGCTTGGATGCTGGGGGAGAGTCAGGTGCCACCACTAGACCTGGAGGGCACAACTGCCCATAGCAGCAGTCCTCAGGCTGGGCCCAAAGCCACCGGGCAGCCGGCCACCACCTCCTGCCATGTTCTGCCCCCAGCAGCTCTACTCTGTGGTATGAAGGAGGCAGGGGCTGGCAGCTGCTGCCATGCCCTGTCTGCCACAGGAATTCTGGCCTTTCCCAAACTAGTAGCATCAGTGAGCGAGTCTGGGCTGCAGTCTCAACACGGGATAAAGTTCCACTGTGGGTTGCCTGGGGGGCTCCCTGGGCACCCCCACTGCTGTGCCCACCCTTGGGGTGCCGCTCGGTTAGCCACAGAGCCTGGCTCCAGGACCAAAGATGTGTGGACCATGACCTCTGTCAGTGACTTGGCCCCCGCATTGGTGACCCCTTTGTCAGCCCAGGATGCTGGTGTGCAGGTGGCCCCAGTGGCGGCCTGCAAAGCTGTGGCCACCAGCCCATCCCTGGGAGCCCCTGTGGCCCCACACATGTTCCCAGAGGTAACTCTGGGGTCTGGCCTGGAGGAGGCACCGTCCCCTGTGCGGGATGTGCGATGGGATGCCGAGGGCATGACGTGGGAGGTGTACGGTGCTGCAGTGGACCCCGAGGTGCTCGGCGTGGCTATCCAGAAGCACCTGGAGATGCAGTTTGAGCAGCTGCAGCGGGCGCCTGCTAGCGAGGACAGCCTGTCTGCGGAGGGCCGCAAGGGGCCACTGCGAGCTGTCATGCAGTCCCTGCGGCGCcccagctgctgtggctgctCCGATGCGGCCCTTGAGTGA